The genomic DNA GCACTGGCGAGGTCGCGCTCGACACGCTCGATCACCGCAGGGCTGTCGAGATCCGCGATGAACCGATCGACGTCGAGCCCAAGCTCTGCGGCGTAGCCGATCAGATCCTCGCGCTCCAGCGCGTGCTGACGGGTGAACACGAAGTCCAGCCACGGCCAGAACATCCCCTGATTCGATGCCGCCTCGGACGCACGCGCGGCGATCGGCCCATGCGGGTGGTGCGGCAAGTGGCGCACCACATACCGCAGGTCGTCCCCGAAGTGGGCGCGCAGATCCTCCCAAGAACCGGTAGCGTGCGCACAGTACTCGCACTCGAAGTCCACGTACTCCACCAGCGTGAGCTGCGCGTCCTCTGGCCCGCGAATGTGATCGACCTCGGGATCGACCGGCGGCTCAAGCACCATCGGCAGATCGGCGGTCTCCTCACCCCACCTGCGAGCGGCAACCTTGAAGATGAGCCACCCGAGCAACGTGGCGAGCATCATCGACACGAGCACGCCGACCGTCGCCTGGCGGCCCAGGTCGGAGGTCGTGCCGAACGCGAGCCCGATGATCAGCAGCGACACGGTGAAGCCGATCCCGGACAGCGCCGCCCCACCGAACACGCTCCCCACCCCGACGCCCTCGGGCAGCCGGCCCAGGCCGAGACGGACGGCGACGAGCGTGGTGAGCCCGATGCCCAGGAGCTTGCCGAGCACGAGCCCCGCGATGACGCCCCAGGTCACGGGCGAGCCGAAGGCCTCAGCGAGCAGCCCGCCACGCAGGTCCACCCCGGCGTTCGCCAAGGCGAAGATCGGCACGATCAGCAGCGCCGTCGGCAACCGCAGGAACTCGTGCAATCGCTCGTTCACCGAGATACCCCGGGACAGCCCGCAGTCCACCGCGCGGGCCGATGCGGCACTCGGCGACTGCCAGAAGTCGCGGAACAGTTGTCTTGCCGCAACGACCCCGTGACGTTGCGTCGCATAGGCGGGGATCAGCAGCCCCGCGGCCATCCCGGCGAGGGAGGCATGGATGCCGGAGTACAGGGTTGCG from Acidovorax sp. T1 includes the following:
- the nhaA gene encoding Na+/H+ antiporter NhaA; this encodes MPDASLGESSANIRRSRVARYLRTESGAAVLLVIVTVVALAWANSPLSDAYFGLWHLDVGFNFGPLGLHMDLHHWVNDGLMVVFFFLIGLEVRQEFAHGSLRDRSRAGLALIAGVAGVVLPALVYVLLVGLAGGQGLHGWGAVVGTDTAFMLGTLAIVGPRLSGQLRVFLLTLTVVDDFLAVSIIGIVYSEEIRVVPLLIALASLVALWWLGRTRQWRAMPYVLIVIVLWLATLYSGIHASLAGMAAGLLIPAYATQRHGVVAARQLFRDFWQSPSAASARAVDCGLSRGISVNERLHEFLRLPTALLIVPIFALANAGVDLRGGLLAEAFGSPVTWGVIAGLVLGKLLGIGLTTLVAVRLGLGRLPEGVGVGSVFGGAALSGIGFTVSLLIIGLAFGTTSDLGRQATVGVLVSMMLATLLGWLIFKVAARRWGEETADLPMVLEPPVDPEVDHIRGPEDAQLTLVEYVDFECEYCAHATGSWEDLRAHFGDDLRYVVRHLPHHPHGPIAARASEAASNQGMFWPWLDFVFTRQHALEREDLIGYAAELGLDVDRFIADLDSPAVIERVERDLASAVASGAHATPTFFVEGRRLRGSYDARSVTAALEASRRGTRTQEVPS